In Sebaldella termitidis ATCC 33386, one DNA window encodes the following:
- the srlA gene encoding PTS glucitol/sorbitol transporter subunit IIC yields the protein MFGIIDFISKIATHFIGLFQQGGEVFAGWVSGIIPLLVVLMTGITAVIKLIGEERVNTAARWASKNIITRYTLLPILAVLFLTNPMCYTFGKFVEEKYKPAFYDSAVSFVHPVTGLFPHANAGELFVYMGIANGITQLGLPIAGLATRYFLVGILVIFIRGVLTERITLILMGRKSKKVAKAG from the coding sequence ATGTTTGGTATTATCGATTTTATATCAAAAATCGCAACGCACTTTATAGGTTTGTTCCAACAAGGCGGAGAAGTATTTGCCGGCTGGGTTTCAGGAATAATTCCATTACTTGTGGTATTGATGACAGGAATAACGGCTGTTATAAAGTTAATCGGGGAAGAAAGGGTAAATACAGCAGCTAGATGGGCATCTAAGAATATAATTACAAGATATACATTACTACCAATATTAGCAGTATTATTTTTAACTAACCCAATGTGTTACACTTTTGGGAAATTCGTTGAAGAAAAGTACAAACCGGCATTTTATGATTCGGCAGTTTCATTTGTTCACCCGGTGACAGGTTTATTCCCGCATGCTAATGCAGGAGAGCTGTTTGTCTATATGGGAATCGCAAACGGGATAACACAGTTAGGGCTTCCAATAGCAGGTCTTGCAACAAGATATTTCCTTGTGGGGATACTGGTTATTTTCATAAGAGGAGTATTGACAGAAAGAATAACTCTTATACTAATGGGTAGAAAATCTAAAAAAGTAGCTAAAGCTGGGTGA
- a CDS encoding NAD(P)H-dependent oxidoreductase, whose amino-acid sequence MLGLNYKLEKLEKAGTPILTGIIGAGQMGQGMVSQMYLMEGMNPAIVVDINTELAKKALLHAGVSEDKIKYTKCSCEADEWIAQGNFVVTDDSKVVTDSKKIEVLIEATGVTEVGAKIALDTIMGKKHLVMLNAETDVVIGPLLKKLADNAGVVYTGAAGDEPAATKELYDFAKAAGFDVRVIGKGKNNKIDKDCNPDTVAEEAERRGVSAHMLASFKEGSKTMVELAVMSNSTGYIPDVRGAHGIKGEVNDVPKVFSLKEEGGILSKYGVVDFVDGIAPGVFVVVSSKLEEVRKEMKYLDMGDGPNYILYRPYHLCSLETPLSAAKAVIDHEATIAPMGGLVSEVITIAKKDLKAGENLDGIGGYTVYGSVEVYETAKEMNALPVGLITKKTKLVKDVKKGEVITYDMVELDESSFILQLRRVQDKLFG is encoded by the coding sequence ATGTTAGGATTGAACTATAAGCTGGAAAAGCTTGAGAAAGCCGGAACACCAATACTTACAGGAATAATAGGTGCAGGACAAATGGGTCAGGGAATGGTAAGCCAAATGTATCTTATGGAAGGAATGAATCCTGCAATAGTAGTGGATATAAATACAGAGCTGGCTAAAAAAGCTTTACTGCACGCAGGAGTGAGCGAAGATAAAATAAAGTATACAAAATGCTCATGTGAAGCTGATGAATGGATAGCACAAGGAAACTTTGTTGTAACAGATGATTCGAAAGTAGTAACAGATTCTAAAAAAATAGAAGTTCTGATCGAAGCAACAGGAGTAACAGAAGTAGGGGCTAAGATAGCACTTGATACTATCATGGGTAAAAAACACTTAGTAATGTTGAATGCTGAAACTGATGTAGTTATCGGACCATTATTAAAAAAACTGGCTGATAATGCAGGAGTAGTTTATACAGGAGCAGCAGGAGACGAACCTGCAGCAACAAAAGAATTATATGATTTTGCAAAAGCAGCAGGATTCGATGTAAGAGTAATAGGAAAAGGAAAAAATAATAAAATTGATAAAGACTGTAATCCTGATACAGTAGCCGAAGAAGCTGAAAGAAGAGGAGTCAGTGCACATATGCTTGCTTCATTTAAAGAAGGAAGTAAAACAATGGTTGAATTAGCAGTAATGTCAAATTCTACAGGATATATACCTGATGTAAGAGGAGCACACGGAATAAAAGGTGAAGTAAATGATGTACCAAAAGTATTCAGTCTGAAAGAAGAAGGAGGAATACTTAGTAAATACGGTGTAGTAGATTTCGTAGACGGAATAGCACCAGGAGTATTCGTAGTAGTATCAAGCAAACTGGAGGAAGTAAGAAAAGAGATGAAATATCTGGACATGGGAGACGGGCCGAACTACATCTTATACAGACCATATCACCTGTGCAGTCTTGAAACACCATTATCAGCTGCAAAAGCAGTAATAGACCATGAAGCTACAATAGCACCAATGGGAGGACTTGTTTCAGAAGTAATTACAATAGCTAAAAAAGATCTTAAAGCAGGAGAAAACTTAGACGGAATCGGAGGATATACAGTATACGGTTCGGTGGAAGTATATGAAACAGCAAAAGAAATGAACGCACTTCCTGTAGGATTGATAACTAAAAAAACAAAGCTGGTAAAAGATGTTAAAAAAGGTGAAGTAATAACTTATGATATGGTAGAGCTTGATGAAAGTTCATTCATACTGCAGTTAAGAAGAGTACAGGACAAATTATTTGGTTAA
- a CDS encoding histidinol-phosphatase HisJ family protein codes for MLADYHIHSEYSDDSVEPMEAIIKSAIEKNISEICFTDHVDYDIKIDHDIFRQMNDEEKVRYEKVLNVNYPDYFKEIEILKNKYKDRIIIKKGLEFGIQTHTVEKFRNLFNSYDLDFIILSCHQSDNKEFWNYAYQEGKTEDEYNLGYYQEIYSCIHQYNDYSVLGHLDLIQRYNKKRYPFEKSKDIITEILKKIIKENKGIEVNTSSFAYKLEDLTPSRDILSLYYELGGKIITIGSDAHNAKSVGSHIALIQQELKNIGFRYFCTFDKMKPVFHEL; via the coding sequence ATGTTAGCAGATTATCATATACACTCAGAATACAGTGATGATTCTGTCGAACCAATGGAAGCAATAATAAAAAGTGCAATAGAGAAAAATATTTCCGAAATATGTTTTACAGATCATGTGGATTATGATATAAAAATAGACCACGATATTTTCAGGCAGATGAATGATGAGGAAAAGGTCAGATATGAAAAAGTATTAAATGTGAATTATCCTGATTATTTTAAAGAAATAGAAATTTTAAAAAATAAATATAAAGACCGGATCATAATAAAAAAAGGGCTGGAGTTTGGAATTCAGACACATACAGTCGAAAAATTCCGGAATTTATTTAACAGCTATGATTTAGATTTCATTATCCTTTCATGTCACCAGTCTGATAATAAGGAATTTTGGAATTATGCCTATCAGGAGGGAAAAACAGAAGATGAGTATAATCTGGGATACTATCAGGAAATTTACAGCTGTATACATCAGTATAATGATTATAGTGTTCTCGGGCATCTTGACCTGATCCAGAGATATAACAAAAAAAGATATCCTTTTGAAAAATCCAAAGATATTATCACCGAAATTCTAAAAAAGATAATTAAGGAAAATAAAGGCATAGAGGTCAATACTTCCAGCTTTGCATATAAATTGGAAGATCTGACACCGTCAAGAGATATTCTGTCGTTATATTATGAATTAGGCGGAAAGATCATTACTATCGGGTCCGATGCGCATAATGCCAAGAGTGTCGGCAGCCACATTGCGCTAATCCAGCAGGAATTAAAAAATATAGGTTTTCGTTACTTTTGTACATTTGATAAAATGAAGCCTGTTTTTCATGAGTTATGA
- a CDS encoding phosphatase — protein MRKYELDVHTHTIASGHAYGTITEMAKAASEKGLKILGITEHTTGIPGTCDEFYFGNMVVVPRNMFGIELMLGAEINILDYKGTLGLDEWYFKHLDIRIAGIHEMCYKSGTIAENTQAIINTIKNPVIDIISHPDDGNCPLDYDEVVQAAKEYHVLLEINNNSLRSSRRKNVFENSVKILELCRQHNIPVLISSDAHYMTDIANFDNVEKVLETVNFPEELVINNSAEKFREFIKRNREREKI, from the coding sequence ATGAGAAAATATGAACTGGATGTACATACTCATACTATAGCAAGCGGGCATGCTTACGGGACGATAACTGAAATGGCCAAGGCAGCTTCGGAAAAAGGACTGAAAATACTGGGGATAACAGAACATACTACGGGAATTCCGGGAACTTGTGATGAATTTTACTTTGGAAATATGGTAGTGGTTCCGAGAAATATGTTTGGAATAGAGCTTATGCTCGGTGCAGAGATAAATATTCTGGATTATAAAGGGACTCTGGGGCTGGATGAATGGTATTTCAAGCACTTGGATATACGTATAGCCGGTATTCACGAGATGTGTTATAAATCCGGAACTATTGCTGAAAATACACAGGCAATAATAAATACAATAAAAAATCCTGTGATAGATATTATCAGTCATCCGGATGACGGCAACTGTCCTCTTGACTATGATGAAGTAGTTCAGGCAGCAAAAGAATATCATGTACTGTTAGAAATAAACAATAATTCTTTGAGAAGCAGCAGAAGAAAAAATGTGTTTGAAAATTCGGTAAAAATTCTGGAATTATGCAGACAGCATAATATACCTGTATTAATAAGCAGTGATGCACATTATATGACTGATATTGCCAATTTTGACAATGTGGAAAAGGTTCTTGAAACTGTAAATTTTCCGGAAGAGCTGGTGATAAACAATTCGGCGGAGAAGTTTCGGGAATTTATAAAAAGAAACAGGGAAAGAGAAAAAATATAA
- a CDS encoding iron-containing alcohol dehydrogenase, giving the protein MKVSRRIYWPAVTLIGPGCVKEIGGDIKDLGLKKALVVTDNVLVKIGVVKKVTDVLDESGINYVVVDDIQPNPTMKNIHDGLNTYKSENCDFVISIGGGSPQDAGKAIGLLATNGGEIKDYEGINMSKHKSVPIIAINTTAGTASEVTINYVITNEDTHIKMVMVDKNCLASIAVSDPELMTGKPADLTAATGMDALTHAIEAYVSTGAYELTDVLALEAVKLIGESLEDAVKDGNNIEARSKMAYASYIAGMSFNNAGLGYVHSMAHQLGGFYNLPHGVCNAILLPHVEKFNSANTGDKLRKVAEILGENVEGLSVEEANAKAIEAIMKLSERVGIPKGLKELGVKEEDFKVMAENALKDVCAGTNPREVTLEDTIALYKEAL; this is encoded by the coding sequence ATGAAAGTAAGCAGAAGGATTTACTGGCCTGCAGTCACTCTGATAGGGCCTGGGTGTGTAAAAGAAATAGGAGGAGATATTAAGGACTTAGGTTTGAAAAAAGCTCTGGTAGTAACAGATAATGTTCTTGTTAAGATCGGAGTAGTGAAAAAAGTAACTGATGTACTGGATGAAAGCGGTATAAATTACGTTGTAGTAGATGATATACAGCCTAATCCTACAATGAAAAATATTCATGACGGTCTGAACACTTACAAATCTGAAAATTGTGATTTCGTAATATCAATCGGAGGTGGTTCACCTCAGGATGCAGGTAAGGCAATAGGTCTTCTGGCTACAAACGGCGGTGAAATCAAGGATTACGAAGGAATAAACATGTCAAAACACAAATCTGTACCTATAATTGCAATCAATACTACAGCCGGTACTGCAAGCGAGGTTACTATAAACTATGTTATAACAAATGAAGATACACATATAAAAATGGTTATGGTTGATAAAAACTGTCTTGCAAGTATAGCTGTAAGCGATCCTGAGCTGATGACGGGAAAACCTGCTGATCTTACTGCGGCTACAGGAATGGATGCGCTGACACACGCTATAGAAGCATATGTTTCTACAGGCGCATACGAGCTTACAGATGTTCTTGCACTGGAAGCTGTAAAGCTGATAGGCGAATCTCTTGAGGATGCCGTAAAAGACGGGAATAATATAGAGGCAAGATCAAAGATGGCATATGCTTCTTATATAGCAGGAATGTCTTTTAACAATGCAGGACTGGGATATGTGCATTCGATGGCACATCAGCTCGGCGGTTTCTATAATCTTCCGCATGGTGTATGTAATGCAATACTTCTTCCTCATGTGGAAAAATTTAATTCCGCAAATACAGGTGATAAACTGAGAAAAGTAGCGGAAATACTCGGAGAAAATGTAGAGGGACTGTCTGTGGAAGAAGCAAATGCAAAGGCTATAGAAGCTATAATGAAGCTGTCTGAAAGAGTGGGAATACCTAAAGGGCTGAAAGAACTCGGGGTAAAAGAAGAGGACTTTAAGGTAATGGCAGAAAATGCACTGAAAGATGTGTGTGCCGGGACAAATCCAAGAGAGGTTACTCTGGAAGATACAATAGCTCTGTATAAAGAGGCACTTTAA
- a CDS encoding alpha/beta hydrolase, whose product MPLHPEVARNLEQNPIPKNFSPTVEEMRVADWDMPLEQRTKIDKISNDHVKNNTYEIPVRIYEYKDDGKIKPVIIFFHGGGFVRCSVETHDDMCRNLAKYTGWKVISPEYRLAPEYKFPVPLEDCCKVVEWAAENAERLRIDPERIAVCGDSAGGNLAGAAAKKFKNNRKIKISKQILIYPVIDFYSKNSETKYESYKKYSWGYGLSSSSMHRYWSFYLGNKEDEDNIYVSLSRDNNLFGLPETFIICSEYDPLSDEARHYAECLEKASVRVEFARYSGLNHAFMHALPYLEECREIYNNISVFLNKEKKL is encoded by the coding sequence ATGCCTTTGCATCCTGAAGTAGCCAGAAATTTGGAACAAAATCCCATACCAAAGAATTTTAGTCCTACAGTGGAAGAAATGAGAGTGGCGGATTGGGATATGCCTCTGGAACAAAGAACAAAAATAGATAAAATAAGCAATGATCATGTGAAAAATAATACTTATGAAATTCCGGTAAGAATTTATGAATATAAAGATGATGGTAAAATAAAGCCTGTGATAATATTTTTTCACGGGGGAGGATTCGTGCGCTGCAGTGTGGAAACACATGATGATATGTGCAGAAATCTGGCAAAGTATACAGGCTGGAAAGTGATATCGCCTGAATACAGACTTGCTCCCGAGTATAAATTTCCTGTTCCTTTGGAAGACTGCTGTAAAGTGGTGGAATGGGCTGCAGAGAATGCAGAGCGGTTAAGGATAGATCCGGAAAGAATTGCTGTGTGCGGGGATAGTGCTGGAGGAAATCTTGCCGGAGCAGCAGCTAAAAAGTTTAAAAATAACAGGAAAATAAAAATATCAAAGCAGATACTGATATACCCTGTTATTGATTTTTACAGTAAGAACAGTGAAACAAAATATGAGTCATATAAAAAATACAGCTGGGGATATGGTCTTTCAAGCAGCAGCATGCACAGATACTGGAGTTTTTATCTTGGAAATAAAGAGGATGAAGATAATATCTATGTTTCTTTAAGCAGGGATAATAATCTTTTCGGACTTCCCGAGACCTTTATAATATGTTCTGAGTATGATCCGCTTAGTGACGAAGCTCGGCATTATGCCGAATGTCTGGAAAAAGCTTCGGTCAGAGTAGAGTTCGCGAGATATTCCGGTCTCAATCATGCTTTTATGCATGCTCTCCCATATTTGGAAGAATGTCGTGAGATATATAATAATATATCTGTTTTTTTGAATAAAGAAAAAAAATTATAA
- a CDS encoding glycoside hydrolase family 88/105 protein, whose translation MLLKQKDIENYIDLLLENLKNLKDEKLEFVWHLEDGSIYDTKSFNGWEWTQGVALYGIYKYYEQTGDRKLLDLLTEWYDRRFEEGLPEKNVNTVAPMLTLAYLYEITKNPKYLPYLEIWAEWVMHGIPRTKDDGIQHKVFLSENKDQLWDDTLMMSVLPLAKIGKLLNRPEYIEQAKKQFLVHIKYLFDKKTGLWFHGWTFDGNHNFAEALWGRGNCWVTIVIPEIIETLDLKEGDFFREYLIDTLKRQIETLAEVQNENGLWHTLLMDNSSYVETSATAGFAFGILKAIRKRYIDRKYEDTALKAVNAVINNINEDGEVQNVSFGTAMGNDLQFYKDIPITPMPYGQSLSVLCLVEYLNYFK comes from the coding sequence TTGTTGCTTAAGCAGAAAGATATAGAAAATTATATTGATTTATTACTGGAAAATCTGAAAAATCTGAAGGATGAGAAGCTGGAATTTGTGTGGCATCTTGAGGACGGCTCTATTTATGATACAAAAAGTTTTAACGGATGGGAATGGACGCAGGGAGTGGCTCTTTACGGAATATATAAATATTATGAACAAACAGGAGATAGAAAGCTTCTGGATTTACTGACAGAATGGTATGACAGAAGATTCGAAGAGGGACTGCCTGAAAAAAATGTAAATACTGTGGCACCTATGCTTACACTGGCGTATTTATATGAAATAACAAAAAATCCCAAGTATCTTCCCTATCTGGAAATATGGGCAGAGTGGGTAATGCACGGAATACCCCGTACTAAAGATGACGGAATACAGCATAAGGTGTTTTTGAGTGAAAATAAAGATCAGCTTTGGGATGATACACTGATGATGAGTGTTCTTCCTCTGGCAAAAATAGGAAAGCTTTTAAACAGGCCTGAATATATAGAACAGGCTAAAAAGCAGTTTTTGGTGCATATAAAGTATCTTTTTGACAAAAAAACCGGTCTGTGGTTCCATGGCTGGACATTTGACGGAAATCATAACTTTGCAGAAGCATTATGGGGAAGGGGAAACTGCTGGGTAACTATTGTTATTCCCGAAATAATTGAAACTCTGGATCTGAAGGAAGGGGATTTTTTCAGGGAATATCTGATAGATACACTGAAAAGACAAATAGAAACACTTGCAGAGGTTCAGAATGAAAACGGATTATGGCACACTCTTCTTATGGATAATTCCTCTTATGTGGAAACTTCGGCAACTGCGGGTTTTGCATTCGGTATTTTGAAAGCCATAAGAAAGCGTTATATAGACAGAAAATATGAAGATACAGCATTAAAAGCTGTTAATGCTGTGATAAATAATATAAATGAGGACGGCGAAGTGCAGAATGTATCATTTGGCACAGCTATGGGAAATGATCTTCAGTTTTATAAGGATATTCCTATTACTCCGATGCCTTACGGACAGTCCCTGTCGGTATTGTGCCTTGTAGAATATCTGAATTATTTTAAATAA
- a CDS encoding ABC transporter substrate-binding protein, with protein sequence MKSKICLLILTLLFLIGCGEKKSSGTGGDGGKEVELRVMWWGSDARHKATLDAIKLFEEKNPGIKIKAEYSGYEGYLEKLSTQMSGKTAPDVMQVDWNWLYIFSKNGDGFYNVKDLKDFDLSNYDEAILNHTVIKDKLNAVPVGLNGMGFYYNQSVFDKAGAKFPETADELFAVNKMFKEKLGDDYYPLDVSDEKVNYYFINYYLLQKTGNNLINEENKIGITKEELADALRFYKRMVDEKVTLSTKDRAGLGNVPGDQNPLWVDGHIGGTYEWSSRTGVFQDTLKEGQVASGNYIKGLGDHNAAFIRLNMAFAVNKNTKHPEAAAKFLNFMLSDPEATKILGMTRGIPSNKKALEVLEQENMITGISKEVLDKALAYQGKMISPYYEDERLIKIFAGYVQKIDYGQIDIDKAAEGIIADMEAALKNILR encoded by the coding sequence ATGAAAAGTAAAATTTGTTTATTGATATTAACATTATTATTTTTAATTGGATGCGGAGAGAAAAAAAGCAGCGGTACCGGGGGAGACGGAGGAAAAGAAGTAGAATTAAGAGTAATGTGGTGGGGGTCTGATGCAAGACATAAAGCTACATTAGATGCAATAAAGCTTTTTGAGGAAAAAAATCCCGGAATAAAAATAAAGGCTGAATATTCAGGGTATGAAGGGTATCTGGAAAAACTGTCTACACAGATGAGCGGAAAAACAGCTCCTGATGTTATGCAGGTAGACTGGAACTGGCTGTATATTTTCTCTAAAAACGGAGACGGTTTTTATAATGTGAAAGACCTGAAAGACTTTGATCTCAGTAATTATGACGAGGCAATTCTGAACCATACTGTTATAAAAGATAAACTTAATGCTGTTCCGGTAGGGCTGAACGGAATGGGCTTTTATTATAACCAAAGCGTATTTGATAAAGCAGGGGCAAAATTTCCTGAAACAGCAGATGAACTTTTTGCAGTAAATAAAATGTTTAAAGAAAAGCTCGGTGACGATTACTATCCTCTTGATGTATCAGATGAAAAAGTAAACTATTATTTTATAAATTATTATCTTCTGCAAAAAACAGGAAATAATCTGATAAATGAGGAAAATAAGATAGGGATCACAAAAGAAGAGCTTGCAGATGCTTTGAGATTTTATAAGAGAATGGTTGATGAAAAGGTTACATTATCTACGAAAGACAGAGCGGGACTTGGAAATGTTCCCGGAGATCAGAATCCTCTGTGGGTAGACGGGCATATCGGCGGAACCTATGAATGGTCTTCGAGAACAGGGGTATTTCAGGACACTCTTAAGGAAGGACAGGTGGCTTCCGGGAACTATATTAAAGGTTTAGGCGATCATAATGCAGCATTCATAAGACTGAATATGGCATTTGCAGTAAATAAAAATACAAAACATCCCGAAGCAGCAGCAAAATTTTTGAATTTTATGCTTTCTGATCCTGAGGCTACTAAAATACTCGGAATGACAAGAGGAATACCTTCAAATAAAAAAGCTCTTGAGGTATTGGAGCAGGAAAATATGATAACAGGAATATCAAAAGAAGTACTTGATAAGGCTCTGGCATATCAGGGGAAAATGATAAGCCCTTATTATGAGGACGAAAGACTTATTAAGATATTTGCAGGTTATGTGCAAAAAATTGATTATGGTCAGATTGACATAGACAAGGCGGCAGAAGGGATTATTGCTGATATGGAAGCAGCATTAAAGAATATTTTGAGATAA
- the rhaD gene encoding rhamnulose-1-phosphate aldolase, protein MKKDIFEAGFLKEMVKVIHDMWLKGWDERNGGNVSYRIKNEEAEEYIQETENTDYTDLNFEVPNLANEYFLVTGSGKFFRNVILDPEDTLGIIKINENGTKYRKVWGYKNGGVPTSELPTHLSAHSVKKSLCGDKSRVVMHNHATNLISLTYVLDLNTETFSKELWKMSTECLVVFPEGIGVIPWVVPGTVEIGNKTMEKMKDFNLVIWPFHGIFGTGATLDEAFGLIDTAEKAAEILVKVISMGGRKQEITDRELADLAESFGVTPRKGILKL, encoded by the coding sequence ATGAAAAAGGATATATTTGAAGCCGGTTTTTTGAAAGAAATGGTAAAGGTAATACACGATATGTGGCTGAAAGGATGGGATGAAAGAAACGGCGGAAATGTCAGTTACCGTATAAAAAATGAGGAAGCAGAGGAGTATATACAGGAAACAGAGAACACAGATTATACAGATTTGAATTTTGAAGTGCCGAATCTGGCAAATGAATATTTTCTTGTCACAGGATCCGGAAAATTTTTTCGAAATGTGATACTTGATCCGGAAGATACACTGGGTATAATAAAAATAAATGAAAACGGGACAAAATACAGAAAAGTATGGGGTTATAAAAACGGCGGAGTGCCTACAAGCGAGCTTCCTACACATTTGTCGGCACATTCGGTAAAAAAATCACTGTGCGGGGATAAAAGCAGGGTAGTAATGCATAATCATGCTACTAATCTTATATCACTTACATATGTTCTGGATCTGAATACGGAGACGTTTTCAAAGGAGCTCTGGAAGATGAGTACAGAGTGTCTTGTGGTATTTCCGGAAGGAATAGGCGTAATACCTTGGGTAGTTCCTGGAACTGTGGAAATAGGAAATAAGACAATGGAAAAGATGAAAGACTTTAATCTGGTAATATGGCCGTTTCATGGGATATTCGGAACGGGGGCAACGCTTGATGAAGCTTTTGGACTTATAGATACAGCTGAGAAAGCAGCGGAGATACTGGTGAAAGTCATATCGATGGGAGGAAGAAAGCAGGAAATAACTGACAGAGAGCTGGCAGATCTGGCAGAAAGTTTTGGAGTAACACCGCGTAAAGGAATTTTAAAATTATAA
- the rhaM gene encoding L-rhamnose mutarotase produces the protein MIRKALKMKVYSQYHGEYKRRHDEIWESLKNVLKSHGAHNYSIFLDGETDSLFAYVELESEELWNKVAETEECKKWWDFMKDIMETNNDNSPKSVELKEVFYLK, from the coding sequence ATGATAAGAAAAGCGCTTAAAATGAAAGTGTACAGTCAGTATCACGGGGAATATAAAAGGAGACACGATGAAATCTGGGAATCATTGAAAAATGTTTTGAAAAGCCACGGGGCACATAATTATTCAATATTTCTTGACGGAGAAACAGACAGTCTTTTTGCTTATGTGGAGCTGGAAAGTGAAGAATTATGGAATAAAGTAGCCGAAACAGAAGAATGCAAAAAGTGGTGGGATTTTATGAAGGATATCATGGAGACAAACAATGATAACAGTCCGAAATCTGTGGAACTGAAAGAGGTTTTTTATCTTAAATAA
- a CDS encoding L-rhamnose isomerase encodes MQNKENIIKSYELAKEQYGKIGVDTDEILKRLDEIMISVHCWQGDDVQGFENPEGALTGGIQATGNYPGKARSADELRQDLEMVFKLVPGKHKVNLHAIYGEFGGEKTGRDEIKPEHFRNWVEWAKKMNLGLDFNPTLFSHPLAEEATLSHPDKKIRDYWIKHCKASRKIGEYFGKELGIPCVTNIWIPDGYKDIPVDRYMPRKRLKESLDEIMKEKINPEYNLDAVESKVFGLGLESYTVGSHEFYMGYAVENKTLLCLDAGHFHPTEVISDKIPSVLLFLDQILLHVSRPVKWDSDHVVILDDELRAIANQIIRYDFDKRVHIGIDFFDASINRIAAWAIGVRNTRKALMLALLEPVEKLKETELSGDFTSRLALLEEYKMYPAGAVWDYYCSVKNIPAGEAWLEIVKEYERNELSKRS; translated from the coding sequence ATGCAGAATAAGGAAAATATTATAAAAAGCTATGAGCTTGCAAAAGAACAATACGGAAAAATAGGTGTGGATACAGATGAAATATTAAAAAGACTGGATGAAATAATGATTTCTGTTCATTGCTGGCAGGGAGACGATGTGCAGGGGTTTGAAAATCCGGAGGGAGCATTAACCGGCGGAATTCAGGCTACAGGGAATTATCCCGGAAAGGCAAGAAGCGCCGACGAACTGAGACAGGATCTGGAAATGGTATTTAAGCTTGTACCCGGAAAACATAAGGTAAATCTTCATGCGATATACGGAGAGTTTGGAGGAGAAAAAACAGGAAGAGACGAGATAAAGCCCGAACACTTTAGGAATTGGGTAGAATGGGCAAAAAAAATGAATCTTGGTCTTGATTTTAACCCGACATTATTCTCACATCCCCTTGCAGAAGAAGCGACTTTATCACATCCTGACAAAAAAATAAGGGATTATTGGATAAAGCACTGCAAAGCTTCGAGAAAAATAGGGGAGTATTTCGGAAAGGAGCTTGGTATTCCGTGTGTAACTAATATATGGATTCCCGACGGATATAAGGATATACCCGTAGACAGATATATGCCGAGAAAACGTCTGAAAGAATCACTTGATGAAATTATGAAAGAAAAAATCAACCCTGAATATAATCTTGATGCAGTGGAATCAAAGGTATTCGGTCTGGGGCTGGAATCTTACACTGTGGGATCACATGAATTTTATATGGGTTATGCTGTGGAAAATAAAACACTTTTGTGTCTTGATGCAGGACATTTTCATCCTACGGAAGTAATATCGGATAAGATACCGTCAGTGCTCTTATTTCTTGATCAGATACTGCTTCATGTAAGCAGACCGGTAAAATGGGACAGTGATCATGTTGTTATTCTGGATGACGAGCTGAGAGCAATAGCAAATCAGATTATAAGATATGATTTTGATAAAAGAGTGCATATAGGGATAGATTTCTTTGATGCAAGTATAAACAGAATAGCAGCATGGGCAATAGGAGTAAGAAACACAAGAAAGGCATTAATGCTTGCTCTTTTGGAGCCAGTGGAAAAATTAAAGGAAACAGAGCTTTCGGGAGATTTCACAAGCAGACTTGCACTTCTTGAAGAATATAAAATGTATCCTGCCGGAGCAGTATGGGATTATTACTGCAGTGTAAAGAATATCCCAGCAGGGGAAGCATGGCTTGAGATTGTAAAGGAATATGAAAGAAATGAATTAAGCAAAAGAAGCTGA